tttcttctaggtcattgataagaatattaatagcatagggccaagaactgataaCTGCAGGACCCTACTGGAAACATCCATTCAAGAATGATGCCtggtttacagttacatttttagatctgtcagccagtttttaattcatttaatgtctgccatgttaattttattagacagacaagatgggtgagataatataataataataataataataatatggagatatcctatctcctagaactggaagggaccccgaaaggtcattgagtccagccccctgccttcactagcaggaccacgtactgatttttgccccagatccctaagtggctccctcaaggattgaactcacaaccctgggtttagcaggccaatgtgcaaaccactgagctatccccgcCCCgcaatcttttattggaccaacttctgttggtgaaagagacaagctttcaagcttacacagagttctaataaaagatattacctcacccaccttgtctctctaatatcctggaaccaacatgctAAAATAACTCTGCATACCactatgttaattttatataattctagttttttaaattaaaatgtcctGTGGCaacaagtcaaacaccttacagaagtctaagtatattatgtcaacactattccCTTTATCAATAAAGCTTGTAaactcagtaaaaaaaaaaaaaaattatatcaggttagtttgacaggacCTATTTTCCAAAAACCCATGTTGACGTGCATTAATTACATCAGCCGCCTTTAGTTTTTTATTAATCGAAGTTATACAGTCAATATACCAAATATTATGCTAGCCTGAACTAAAGCAGCTGAGTTATAAATCCAAGACAGAAGGTTGATGGGAACATTTAAAGTCTCGGAATACTTCTCCAATAATGTTGTACTTAAGGAGCCTTTGGAACGGATTCCTAGAAACTGAATTAACCAAAAGATCATTCAAGATCCCAAACACTTGTTTTCAGAAAGATTCAGTCCAAGTTCAATACATCTTACCTTCTTCGTGTGTTTGATTTTATGAGGACTCAGCTTCTCCAAGTCTTCCTGAATTTCTTTTACCTATTTattcagaaaacaaaaatcacactcagaaccagctgtgtgtgtgtataaattaaAGGCAAGCCTGTGTTGTAAAGTCTAGGTCCAGATCCCAACTTTTCAATTCAGAGGTGTTTTGATGGCATTTTGGTTCATCCCATTATAATGGTAAGGCCCAGCCATGAAATTCGGATCCAAATTAGAACTTCCCTGAAGTTCAAAGGCTTTTGTTTCAGGCCAGTTCTATTGCATACAGAATACACCATATTTTTTTATatacatccttttaaaaaaatgatctgTTCCTACCTGTTGCTGGAGGACATACAGCATCCGAGCAGACCGCGCAGCTTGCTCCTGCCTCCTAATGCGAACTCGTCGCTCTTCATCAGGATCCAAGATTTCTTCACATCTCTCTGAAAAGTGTTATTTTTGCAAAATGCAGAGAGTTATAGGTCTTGACAATCCAGTTAATCTGATGAAATCCTGATTTAAGCTAAATGCGTGATTACCTAGCAAGGGAGCTTCCTTCATGCAGGACCAATTCACAGTGCACCTTTACTTTGGCAAGGCATTATCTTGAACTAATACAGAGAAACTATTTTATCTACACATTCTGTATCATTTTAGGATGTTTTTACATATTCTTATCCAGGTAAATCTTGCCAGCCCCTATTATAATCTCCCAAATCAAATCACAAAGTTGTGGCAGGAATGTACAGAAAATTATAGCTCGCTAAACCTCTTGCTAAAGATTACAAACGAGTCAATATAAtgtcaaaactaaaaaaaatgtaCCACTCCTCCTCCCATGCGTCTCAACCTTGATGTAAATGAGTCACTTCTAACAAGCAAGAGTTCTGACAACCATTGGTCTCTTTCCTGTAACTGCTAACAATGATTCTAGCTGTGATGTGGTTTTTGTAATCTGAAGATCTATCCAATAGGAAGAGGTCTAAGAGCATCACCAATGCATTTCACACAAGCCATTAAATAGCAACAGTGTTTTATTTACTATCAAAATGGCTTGGATTTGAAGCCATGTTATATAGGTGAAAGGCTCCATACCACCTTACTAATACCTTGAATGGATCATCCATTTaattttgtcttaaaaaaaatttttttaacaaaatacacGCGtgcgcacgcacgcacacacacagaaataaacACAGATTCAAGTCAAAGCATAAAAATGGGAGAAGAACAGAGAAACAAGCTATAGTAACTCCATATAAAAAATAATTGTTGTGTCTTTCACCTTTTTTAGCCAGTTCTTCAATTTTCTGGATGCAACATCTCAGTTCTTTTTGCAGtcgtctgacttcctgtgtactTTTATCttcaatttttttcagtcttgGCTTGGGCCCTGGTCCTGGATCATGGGTGGGTGGAGAATCTGAAACAGGTGGCTTTAACTTGCCCTGATTTGGAGTGTAGAGATACACTTTTGCACCAGAGTTGGTAATCTCCATTTTGGAGGGTTGACCAAGTTGCTGATGATATTTCAAGCATGTCCGAGACTTTGATGTACTCCTCTCTGCAGGATTTTCAGATACTTCACTCTTACACTGCTCAGATGTCTGGGGGAACACTGATTTATTTTCAGCTTCTTTCACTTGTTCTTCCAGGTGTCTTCGTTTTACATCCCTTTTGGCTAACTGGATGGCCAATTTTAATTTCTCTTCAGATATGACTGAAAATGTGACAGAACTCCTTAAATTGGTGTCATCACCACCACCTAGATCTCTCTGACCATCAGGTGGCTTCAACTTTTCTATTATAATTGGACGAGGGCTGGAGAATCTGACAGCTAAGTTCTCTGGAGCTGCAGGAACGTTCCTATTAAACTGGAGCTGTTCCACAGATTAAACAAAAAATCCACATTATGGAGTATATTTCACAGATGATGCACCTCGAACATAAAATAACAAGGACAAATGTAACTCCCTTCACAGTACAATTTATCATATCACCACGCAGATAATAGCTACTTTAGTCCTAAAGCATCCTTCCCACTCAAACAAAGGGCCAGATATTTAAAGGTTGCtagacacctaaagatgcagctagatgcctagtgaggttttcaaaagcatttaggtgcctagttccaactgaaatcaaaagaaacttttaaaaatctagcccaaAGAGCTTTGGCACAGGACACTgtcataataaatatttaaaacaaataatgcaAAATGATCCCAGGCGGTCCTTACAAGTGAGAAGGAAGGGGTGAAGACAGATATTTACATTTATTCATTTTCAgctgtagatttcaaagcactttacaaaagaaggGTAAATATCATGCCAATGGATGCTGGTGACACATGAAAGTAGGCAGGCAAACTTGACACTACAGCTGTGCACAGAACCGGCGTCAGGAAGTAGGTTAAGCTTATCATATTATAAAACAGAATGACAAACCCAACCCAGAGAAGTCACCACTGCAGAAGTCAAATAATACCTGTGTCTGGAGAGTCCTCGCTTCATTCTTTTCTGCTTGGATCCTGGATGCAAATGGATCATAGAATGTGGCTGGTTTGCTTGGTCCCATCACATTGAATAGAATATAAGGATACTAAAAATCCACAGTCACCTGTAAACTGGCCTCTGCTAAAATTATAACAAGTAGACAAGATGTTTGGGTGTGgggttttgtgtttaaaaataagacAAGGCCTGACAATGTAATAGCTTAACAGGCAAAACACTCACTTGTGGAAGTAATTTTGAGAACATGCTTTTTGTAGTGGTACAGGCTGGAAGCAAAGTGGGGGATATAGTCACATTTTCTGATGTACTAGATACAGCTTACTTCTTCTTTCACACTCCCAAGCAGCTGGCTGTAAAGCAACATTACAGACTGTGAAGGGAATGTTCACATTAGCAGCCATAAGGAGAATACAGGATTAAGGAAAAACTTTTGCAGCTGTTATTACTAGAACAAGGAAACTGTGGTCTACGGAAAAGAGGTGGGTGgaaaaaaactatttattttctCAAACGTCCCTCAAATTTTTAACCATAAGAGAGAGATGGCATAAAGTACAGAATATATTGTTGTCAGAAGCAGGTAGACCAATGGAGAGCACACATCTGGATATCTTACATTTCCTTCAGTGcaaagggaaataaaataaaaataatggatcATGAAGCCCTGATATATATAAACTCACCAGCAATTACTTCCAGCTGGAACTGAGGGCTCCTGAGGGTCCCCTAAATTCAAACAATTTCAAGATCAGGTATAATGACTTTGTTTCTTTCTCTCCAGCCTAAACCACAGACTCCCttactctgctccccagctcctctggacATTACCTCTTCTCTATTTCTTCCAACCATGCTGCCCACTGTTGGAGCAAGTGCCAatttctctgcagctcctgccagggTTATTCCACTCACCTGAATCTTAATACTCCTCCATATATCAtgtgaaaacaaatatttctccCTTGCCTGTAACAGTTAATTCCACTCTACCTTTACTACCATTTATAACCAAACTACGTAAAGATAAAGACTCCACTTCTGAATCAACTTCAATTTCCTTCCTTCTCTATTTCAAAGCCCTGTACAATTCCACCCTGCTCCATTTCACAGCAACcctgggctggaagggatctggagagatcatctagtccagccccatAGCGCCTAAATTTCAACCCTTCCTAGTCCCTATTTTGTATTCGAGTTTCTCCTGATTGTTCTCTGCCTCCTTCCACCCACTCCCAACGCGGCATCCTTTCGCACCCATTACCCTTGGAGACCCTCCCACCTAGGATTTGCCAAGCCCCCCTCCCACTAACAACTGCGGAAGACCCACGGGTGCTAGGAAGCGTCCCGGCTATAGGGGCCGTACCTCAGCTATGGAAGGCGCGGGACCCACTGGGGCTGCAGGCCGCAGTCTCGGGGCGGCCCCGGGGGCTGTCCCTGCAGTGGGGGAGCAGCCGTGCGAAGGGGGTGATAGCGCAGGcgtgtggggggctgaggggggcaggagccTTGGCCCAGAGCAAAGGCGAGGACACGGGGCCCGGGGGCTGTGGGAGGCAGGGCCCAGGGACCAGCCGCTCTGAAGGGAAAGGGGGGAGCGGAGGTCCCGGGGCGTTGGCCAGCGAGGCGACCCAggggctccctgccgccccactCCGAGCCCAGGCGCGGGATGGCTCAGGGCACCCTGGACCCCGGCTTCCTAcagtggggagggcgggggggacaCTCACCGCAGCGAGGGACTTGGTGAAGCGCTGCGGTTCAAACTCGCCCCATGACAACCGCCGCCGCTATCGCGGGGGCTGCCGGGAATGGTGGGAAAAGTAAGGGTGCCCGGGGTGGCCAATCCTAACCGCACGTGTCCTTTCACGGCCGCCGTAGGTAGGTCTGTCCCCCTTCAAGCCCCGCCCCGGGAGGTGGTGCTTAGTGCGCAGCCGCCCCGGAAGCGAGTAGCAGTGGCACGTTGGGGCTGCAGCGGGGCCATGGGCTGGGAGGAGAAGGCGGCGCGGGGCTATAGCGAGTTCGTGCAGGTGGCCCAGCAGAGCCGCGGCCGGCCCGTCTTCGCCTTGTTCAGCGGGGACAAGGATGCCCAGGGCCGGAGCTGGTGCCCGGACTGCGTCACTGGTGAGTCCGGAGGGGAACTCTCCCCCCTTCGTAGGGCCTGGGCTcggctccagctctcctgccccctcctctaTACCGACCCAGTTCCTCCCAAGCCGTGTGCTccagcctccccctcctcccttccggGCTCTTCTCCCTCATCCCTGAGGCTCCCTTCTCTGCTGCCCCACCTCGCTAGCTCCTTTCCTTGGCCGAgccttctcttgcatctgctccactcccccccccccccccatgggtatCTGTCAGCTGTCTAGAATAACTGTGTGCCTGGGAGTAGCTGACCCCCTTTTTCTGTTTCTCACTTGATGTGGTCTCTGAAGGCGATCTGTAGTTGTTGCCCACCATccttggggtgagggggagagattCTCGGGCAGAGCTCGCTCATTCGAGACACAAAGGGTCCTTGCCCACTTCTGTTTATGTAGTCTATACGAGACACTGCTGCTCTCTCTCCTGTGCCTACCTCCAATCAGTGCTCCAACTGTGGTCCCCAACCACAAGTTATTATTGCCACCAGTATTACACATCCCCTTGTCAAATCTTCTACTTGAATGATGAAACTCTGCTCCTTAGATTACATACCTGTGAAAGGAATTTAGTTAGCCAACTTGCCCTGCAGTGTGGGCTACTTAAGCTGCCTACCCTGGCAGTTGAACTTGGCCAGATGCCGGTTTATGAGCAGTTAATTTATCCCTAATATACCAAGGCATTGCAAAATAGTGACTTCACATAGGATTCCTTAGCAGTAGAAAACCGACCTGGCTTGATGGCGGTTATGGACTCGTACATCCCTATGAATTCTTCAGCATCGTGTACGCTTGATGTATGTATGGTAGTACTCACTGAGCTAAGTATGTTGCTGCTTGGAGGCGTTTATAATCCCAGGACATGCAGACAAGGAGACAAAGACTTGGGAAAAACAAGCAGGACTTCAGAAGCAATTTAaataggtgctgagtgagttcaAGTAAGTTGTACCATACACAGGAGGCTGAGTAGAGGAAAACATGGTGACTAGTGAATGAAGCAGACAAATGAGCAGGAAAACCTGGAAGCGTGAGCAGCAGAGGTAATAGCATAAGATGCCACAACTGTAAAATATGAATACTGTTATGTAAACTTAACTAGAAAATTCTGTACTCTTTAGCTGAACCAGTTGTGAGGAGTGAATTAAATAGCCTGCCTGATGGAGCTGTATTCATCTACTGCCAAGTAGGAGACCGAGCCTAGTAAGTGCtaaaaaagttaatattttaatGGCTTCTTGtgctatttttgtttaaataattctTTAGTTCTAATATATATACATACTGTTCCATAAAACAAATCTGAAATCATATGTTCAAACTGTTCAGTGAGCTGATCCAGACAGTGGGAAACAATATTCATCTCAAATGTCTAAACTAGTTTAAGTCTAATTACCCTTATCCTCATCCAGAGGACTTGTAAAAGCTTGTTACCTTCATGCCTAGGATCATCCCTCATCACAGTAATATAACAGTTGAACTGAACATTTAAACCTCCTAATCTAA
This is a stretch of genomic DNA from Chrysemys picta bellii isolate R12L10 chromosome 19, ASM1138683v2, whole genome shotgun sequence. It encodes these proteins:
- the TXNDC17 gene encoding thioredoxin domain-containing protein 17, with the translated sequence MGWEEKAARGYSEFVQVAQQSRGRPVFALFSGDKDAQGRSWCPDCVTAEPVVRSELNSLPDGAVFIYCQVGDRAYWKDPNNEFRKNLKLTAVPTLLKYGTPQKLVEEECLNRELVHMLFTED